A portion of the Oncorhynchus nerka isolate Pitt River linkage group LG27, Oner_Uvic_2.0, whole genome shotgun sequence genome contains these proteins:
- the LOC115111847 gene encoding G protein-coupled receptor kinase 5-like isoform X1, whose product MELENIVANTVLLKAREGGGGKRKGRSKKWKEILRFPHISQCTELGNSIDRDYMSLCEKQPIGRLLFRLYCETRPELLRCIHLLDAMDDYELAPDEKRKSRGGEIIGKFLTKQSSECVEAAESLAEQCRENLELHPCKEIFSDCRKALHDYLRRAPFSDYQNSMYFDRFLQWKMLERQPITKDTFRQYRVLGKGGFGEVCACQVRATGKMYACKKLEKKRIKKRKGESMALNEKQILEKVNSRFVVSLAYAYETKDALCLVLTLMNGGDLKFHIYSMGTPGFEKDRVQFYAAQICCGLDHLHQESIVYRDLKPENILLDDNGHIRISDLGLAIKVPEGDPIRGRVGTVGYMAPEVINNERYGMSPDWWGLGCLIYEMTAGRSPFRARKERVKREEVEKRVQEGEEEYSDKFTEDTQAICRVLLTKDPKQRLGCTTEGSTGVKAHCFFRNINFKRLEAGIQEPSFVPDPRAVYCKDVLDIEQFSTVKGVNLDQTDNDFYFKFSTGCVSIPWQHEMIDTECFSDLNVFGPQATRTPDLDWNTPPEPPRRSLLDRIFRRHHPEVSIANSRVSSCSVNSVDSMSNSAP is encoded by the exons gtggAGGAGGGAAGCGGAAAGGGAGGAGTAAGAAATGGAAGGAGATCCTTCGCTTCCCCCACATCAGCCAGTGCACTGAGCTGGGCAACAGCATCG ATCGGGACTACATGAGCCTGTGTGAGAAGCAGCCCATCGGCAGACTGCTGTTCCGCCTGTACTGTGAGACCAGACCTGAATTGCTGCGATGCATCCACCTACTGGACgccatg GATGACTATGAGCTGGCGCCTGATGAGAAACGGAAAAGCAGAGGAGGTGAAATTATTGGGAAGTTCCTCACTAAACAG TCGTCAGAGTGTGTGGAGGCAGCAGAGAGCCTTGCTGAGCAGTGTAGAGAGAACCTGGAACTTCACCCCTGCAAGGAGATCTTCAGTGACTGTCGCAA GGCTCTCCATGACTACCTGAGACGAGCTCCCTTCTCTGACTACCAAAACAGCATGTACTTTGACCGTTTCCTACAGTGGAAGATGCTGGAGAG ACAGCCAATAACTAAAGACACGTTTCGACAGTACCGAGTACTGGGGAAGGGAGGATTCGGAGAG GTGTGTGCGTGCCAGGTGCGAGCCACAGGGAAGATGTATGCCTGCAAGAAGCTGGAGAAGAAGAGAAttaagaagaggaaaggagagtccATGGCCCTTAATGAGAAACAAATACTAGAGAAGGTCAACAGCAGATTTGTT GTGAGTTTAGCATATGCCTATGAGACCAAAGATGCTCTGTGTCTGGTGCTGACCTTAATGAATGGAGGGGATCTGAAGTTCCACATCTACAGCATGGGGACTCCAGGTTTTGAGAAGGACAGGGTCCAGTTCTATGCTGCCCAGATCTGCTGCGGCCTGGACCACCTACACCAGGAATCGATCGTCTACAG GGATTTAAAACCAGAGAATATTCTATTAGATGATAATG GACACATCCGGATCTCAGATCTGGGCCTGGCCATCAAAGTGCCTGAAGGGGACCCCATACGAGGCAgagtgggaacagtgggttacatGG ctCCGGAGGTGATCAACAACGAGCGCTATGGGATGAGTCCAGACTGGTGGGGGCTGGGATGTCTCATCTACGAGATGACCGCCGGACGCTCACCCTTCCGCGCACGCAAAGAACGAGTGAAGAGGGAAGAAGTGGAGAAGAGGgtgcaggagggagaggaggagtacaGCGACAAGTTTACAGAGGACACCCAGGCCATCTGTAGAGTG ctgttgACCAAAGATCCTAAGCAGAGGCTGGGCTGTACAACGGAGGGGTCAACAGGGGTGAAGGCTCACTGCTTCTTCAGGAACATCAACTTTAAGAGACTAGAGGCAGGCATCCAGGAGCCCTCCTTTGTACCTGAT ccccgggCGGTGTACTGTAAGGATGTGTTGGACATTGAGCAGTTCTCTACAGTCAAGGGAGTAAATCTGGACCAAACCGACAACGACTTCTACTTCAAATTCTCTACAGGCTGCGTGTCCATCCCATGGCAGCACGAG aTGATAGACACAGAGTGTTTCAGTGATCTGAATGTGTTCGGGCCCCAGGCGACCAGAACCCCAGATCTGGACTGGAACACACCGCCCGAGCCTCCCCGACGCAGCCTGCTGGACAGGATCTTCAGGAGACat cACCCCGAGGTGTCCATCGCCAACAGTCGCGTGTCTTCCTGCAGTGTGAACTCAGTGGACTCCATGTCAAACTCTGCCCCCTAG
- the LOC115111847 gene encoding G protein-coupled receptor kinase 5-like isoform X3, whose protein sequence is MSLCEKQPIGRLLFRLYCETRPELLRCIHLLDAMDDYELAPDEKRKSRGGEIIGKFLTKQSSECVEAAESLAEQCRENLELHPCKEIFSDCRKALHDYLRRAPFSDYQNSMYFDRFLQWKMLERQPITKDTFRQYRVLGKGGFGEVCACQVRATGKMYACKKLEKKRIKKRKGESMALNEKQILEKVNSRFVVSLAYAYETKDALCLVLTLMNGGDLKFHIYSMGTPGFEKDRVQFYAAQICCGLDHLHQESIVYRDLKPENILLDDNGHIRISDLGLAIKVPEGDPIRGRVGTVGYMAPEVINNERYGMSPDWWGLGCLIYEMTAGRSPFRARKERVKREEVEKRVQEGEEEYSDKFTEDTQAICRVLLTKDPKQRLGCTTEGSTGVKAHCFFRNINFKRLEAGIQEPSFVPDPRAVYCKDVLDIEQFSTVKGVNLDQTDNDFYFKFSTGCVSIPWQHEMIDTECFSDLNVFGPQATRTPDLDWNTPPEPPRRSLLDRIFRRHHPEVSIANSRVSSCSVNSVDSMSNSAP, encoded by the exons ATGAGCCTGTGTGAGAAGCAGCCCATCGGCAGACTGCTGTTCCGCCTGTACTGTGAGACCAGACCTGAATTGCTGCGATGCATCCACCTACTGGACgccatg GATGACTATGAGCTGGCGCCTGATGAGAAACGGAAAAGCAGAGGAGGTGAAATTATTGGGAAGTTCCTCACTAAACAG TCGTCAGAGTGTGTGGAGGCAGCAGAGAGCCTTGCTGAGCAGTGTAGAGAGAACCTGGAACTTCACCCCTGCAAGGAGATCTTCAGTGACTGTCGCAA GGCTCTCCATGACTACCTGAGACGAGCTCCCTTCTCTGACTACCAAAACAGCATGTACTTTGACCGTTTCCTACAGTGGAAGATGCTGGAGAG ACAGCCAATAACTAAAGACACGTTTCGACAGTACCGAGTACTGGGGAAGGGAGGATTCGGAGAG GTGTGTGCGTGCCAGGTGCGAGCCACAGGGAAGATGTATGCCTGCAAGAAGCTGGAGAAGAAGAGAAttaagaagaggaaaggagagtccATGGCCCTTAATGAGAAACAAATACTAGAGAAGGTCAACAGCAGATTTGTT GTGAGTTTAGCATATGCCTATGAGACCAAAGATGCTCTGTGTCTGGTGCTGACCTTAATGAATGGAGGGGATCTGAAGTTCCACATCTACAGCATGGGGACTCCAGGTTTTGAGAAGGACAGGGTCCAGTTCTATGCTGCCCAGATCTGCTGCGGCCTGGACCACCTACACCAGGAATCGATCGTCTACAG GGATTTAAAACCAGAGAATATTCTATTAGATGATAATG GACACATCCGGATCTCAGATCTGGGCCTGGCCATCAAAGTGCCTGAAGGGGACCCCATACGAGGCAgagtgggaacagtgggttacatGG ctCCGGAGGTGATCAACAACGAGCGCTATGGGATGAGTCCAGACTGGTGGGGGCTGGGATGTCTCATCTACGAGATGACCGCCGGACGCTCACCCTTCCGCGCACGCAAAGAACGAGTGAAGAGGGAAGAAGTGGAGAAGAGGgtgcaggagggagaggaggagtacaGCGACAAGTTTACAGAGGACACCCAGGCCATCTGTAGAGTG ctgttgACCAAAGATCCTAAGCAGAGGCTGGGCTGTACAACGGAGGGGTCAACAGGGGTGAAGGCTCACTGCTTCTTCAGGAACATCAACTTTAAGAGACTAGAGGCAGGCATCCAGGAGCCCTCCTTTGTACCTGAT ccccgggCGGTGTACTGTAAGGATGTGTTGGACATTGAGCAGTTCTCTACAGTCAAGGGAGTAAATCTGGACCAAACCGACAACGACTTCTACTTCAAATTCTCTACAGGCTGCGTGTCCATCCCATGGCAGCACGAG aTGATAGACACAGAGTGTTTCAGTGATCTGAATGTGTTCGGGCCCCAGGCGACCAGAACCCCAGATCTGGACTGGAACACACCGCCCGAGCCTCCCCGACGCAGCCTGCTGGACAGGATCTTCAGGAGACat cACCCCGAGGTGTCCATCGCCAACAGTCGCGTGTCTTCCTGCAGTGTGAACTCAGTGGACTCCATGTCAAACTCTGCCCCCTAG
- the LOC115111847 gene encoding G protein-coupled receptor kinase 5-like isoform X2, giving the protein MELENIVANTVLLKAREGGGGKRKGRSKKWKEILRFPHISQCTELGNSIDRDYMSLCEKQPIGRLLFRLYCETRPELLRCIHLLDAMDDYELAPDEKRKSRGGEIIGKFLTKQSSECVEAAESLAEQCRENLELHPCKEIFSDCRKALHDYLRRAPFSDYQNSMYFDRFLQWKMLERQPITKDTFRQYRVLGKGGFGEVCACQVRATGKMYACKKLEKKRIKKRKGESMALNEKQILEKVNSRFVVSLAYAYETKDALCLVLTLMNGGDLKFHIYSMGTPGFEKDRVQFYAAQICCGLDHLHQESIVYRDLKPENILLDDNGHIRISDLGLAIKVPEGDPIRGRVGTVGYMAPEVINNERYGMSPDWWGLGCLIYEMTAGRSPFRARKERVKREEVEKRVQEGEEEYSDKFTEDTQAICRVLLTKDPKQRLGCTTEGSTGVKAHCFFRNINFKRLEAGIQEPSFVPDPRAVYCKDVLDIEQFSTVKGVNLDQTDNDFYFKFSTGCVSIPWQHEVGELTGTSFPLLWPLLRGSLQDDRHRVFQ; this is encoded by the exons gtggAGGAGGGAAGCGGAAAGGGAGGAGTAAGAAATGGAAGGAGATCCTTCGCTTCCCCCACATCAGCCAGTGCACTGAGCTGGGCAACAGCATCG ATCGGGACTACATGAGCCTGTGTGAGAAGCAGCCCATCGGCAGACTGCTGTTCCGCCTGTACTGTGAGACCAGACCTGAATTGCTGCGATGCATCCACCTACTGGACgccatg GATGACTATGAGCTGGCGCCTGATGAGAAACGGAAAAGCAGAGGAGGTGAAATTATTGGGAAGTTCCTCACTAAACAG TCGTCAGAGTGTGTGGAGGCAGCAGAGAGCCTTGCTGAGCAGTGTAGAGAGAACCTGGAACTTCACCCCTGCAAGGAGATCTTCAGTGACTGTCGCAA GGCTCTCCATGACTACCTGAGACGAGCTCCCTTCTCTGACTACCAAAACAGCATGTACTTTGACCGTTTCCTACAGTGGAAGATGCTGGAGAG ACAGCCAATAACTAAAGACACGTTTCGACAGTACCGAGTACTGGGGAAGGGAGGATTCGGAGAG GTGTGTGCGTGCCAGGTGCGAGCCACAGGGAAGATGTATGCCTGCAAGAAGCTGGAGAAGAAGAGAAttaagaagaggaaaggagagtccATGGCCCTTAATGAGAAACAAATACTAGAGAAGGTCAACAGCAGATTTGTT GTGAGTTTAGCATATGCCTATGAGACCAAAGATGCTCTGTGTCTGGTGCTGACCTTAATGAATGGAGGGGATCTGAAGTTCCACATCTACAGCATGGGGACTCCAGGTTTTGAGAAGGACAGGGTCCAGTTCTATGCTGCCCAGATCTGCTGCGGCCTGGACCACCTACACCAGGAATCGATCGTCTACAG GGATTTAAAACCAGAGAATATTCTATTAGATGATAATG GACACATCCGGATCTCAGATCTGGGCCTGGCCATCAAAGTGCCTGAAGGGGACCCCATACGAGGCAgagtgggaacagtgggttacatGG ctCCGGAGGTGATCAACAACGAGCGCTATGGGATGAGTCCAGACTGGTGGGGGCTGGGATGTCTCATCTACGAGATGACCGCCGGACGCTCACCCTTCCGCGCACGCAAAGAACGAGTGAAGAGGGAAGAAGTGGAGAAGAGGgtgcaggagggagaggaggagtacaGCGACAAGTTTACAGAGGACACCCAGGCCATCTGTAGAGTG ctgttgACCAAAGATCCTAAGCAGAGGCTGGGCTGTACAACGGAGGGGTCAACAGGGGTGAAGGCTCACTGCTTCTTCAGGAACATCAACTTTAAGAGACTAGAGGCAGGCATCCAGGAGCCCTCCTTTGTACCTGAT ccccgggCGGTGTACTGTAAGGATGTGTTGGACATTGAGCAGTTCTCTACAGTCAAGGGAGTAAATCTGGACCAAACCGACAACGACTTCTACTTCAAATTCTCTACAGGCTGCGTGTCCATCCCATGGCAGCACGAGGTGGGTGAACTAACTGGGacgtctttccctctcctctggcCTCTTCTGAGAGGTAGTCTGCAAG aTGATAGACACAGAGTGTTTCAGTGA